A part of Streptomyces sp. NBC_00557 genomic DNA contains:
- a CDS encoding ATP-binding cassette domain-containing protein yields MIQAFGLTSTPRKAHPPVVDDVSFEARAGHVTVLLGGAGAGKTTALRLMLELQPGRGITYFRGRPLHRIAHPAREVGVLLGDVPGHPARSVRGHLRMLCAASGVPARRADEVLEVVGLVSFRDEPLGTLSRGMDRRLGLACALLPDPHTLVLDEPAAGLSAREARWLHGMLRAHAGQGGTVLFTTADPKEAARTADRVITLDGGRVVADQEAGEFARTRLRPRVAVRSPHAARLAALLTKEARTARRSVEVVREGGNRLSVYGSTTADVGETAFRHGILVHQLSDEVGDMGPGSGAGPAPAVAEAGAAEPRVERAHAGPGPSSAGPGTARDLPAVEPDASAFGLVASAAGPQAVGLSTAGAGASAYDSPEQAAPVTSGLPSGERGGAASGHAARERRATPFGFSAPPRDDAAAGTLAEQRCAPGAAAGEEPSAGEGTQALSGARTSLAETSPDRNVAERIETTRRLRAEGVPPADKVPGMSGPVPVGPAGGGDAAEGGPGAVPAVVQAGADGGRSAESASADTRRDAAAAAPEPQTGSTRTLAVGISALRTRLPGARKPRSRQPQDTLAARLDDASSVDALFPLPPPIAVRPAPSPLRPLRYEVRRATGIGVGFLTCGAVLAVSALTAVVLARIGHTPQARLFAAWPRQLPLPPAALAAGLLGALAFGDEFRHPALAADRGTVPRRLGLLTAKLLVSGATAALLAFLTLGCDAEALYIVYGRELTQVPADWLSLSVSWFGLVVGCAWAGVLSAGVFRSTSAGLAAVLAVPVAVVPCVHTVMAGPAPRMAAGFPVRMREVLLLQWPFGGERYLLGFARVLAQPVGGAMALSLSALLCAYLFTTLRNRFR; encoded by the coding sequence GTGATCCAGGCCTTCGGACTGACCAGCACTCCCCGCAAGGCGCACCCGCCCGTCGTCGACGACGTCTCCTTCGAAGCGCGCGCGGGCCATGTCACCGTGCTCCTCGGCGGCGCCGGCGCGGGCAAGACGACGGCGCTCAGACTGATGCTCGAGCTCCAACCCGGGCGTGGCATCACCTACTTCAGAGGACGGCCCCTGCATCGCATCGCCCATCCGGCGCGGGAGGTCGGAGTGCTCCTCGGCGACGTGCCGGGGCATCCGGCCCGCTCGGTCCGGGGCCATCTGCGCATGCTGTGCGCGGCTTCGGGAGTCCCTGCGCGGCGGGCCGACGAAGTCCTCGAAGTGGTCGGTCTCGTCAGCTTCCGTGACGAGCCTCTGGGCACGCTCTCGCGGGGCATGGACCGCAGGCTCGGCCTGGCCTGCGCCCTGCTGCCCGACCCGCACACGCTCGTCCTCGACGAGCCCGCTGCCGGTCTGTCCGCCCGCGAGGCGCGGTGGCTGCACGGAATGCTGCGCGCCCACGCCGGCCAGGGCGGCACGGTTCTGTTCACCACCGCCGACCCCAAGGAGGCAGCCCGCACGGCCGACCGCGTCATCACCCTCGACGGCGGCAGAGTGGTGGCCGACCAGGAGGCCGGCGAGTTCGCCCGCACCCGGCTGCGTCCGCGCGTGGCCGTCCGCAGCCCCCATGCAGCGCGGCTGGCGGCCCTGCTCACCAAGGAGGCCCGTACGGCGCGCCGCTCCGTCGAGGTGGTCCGCGAGGGCGGCAACCGCCTCTCGGTGTACGGCTCCACGACCGCCGATGTCGGAGAGACGGCATTCCGGCACGGCATCCTCGTGCACCAACTGTCGGACGAGGTCGGCGACATGGGGCCGGGATCCGGCGCCGGGCCCGCTCCCGCCGTTGCCGAAGCGGGCGCGGCCGAACCGCGGGTGGAGCGCGCACACGCCGGGCCGGGGCCCTCTTCCGCGGGGCCCGGGACGGCGCGGGATCTGCCGGCGGTGGAGCCGGACGCCTCGGCGTTCGGCCTCGTGGCGTCCGCGGCCGGCCCCCAGGCGGTCGGCCTGTCGACGGCGGGGGCCGGTGCGTCGGCCTACGACTCGCCGGAGCAGGCGGCGCCCGTGACGTCCGGCCTCCCGTCCGGGGAGCGGGGCGGCGCCGCATCGGGCCACGCGGCGAGAGAACGGCGTGCCACGCCGTTCGGCTTCAGCGCACCGCCGCGAGACGACGCCGCAGCGGGCACCCTTGCCGAGCAGCGGTGCGCGCCCGGCGCCGCCGCGGGCGAAGAACCATCGGCTGGGGAGGGGACTCAGGCCCTGAGCGGTGCGCGGACGTCGCTCGCGGAGACGTCCCCGGACCGGAATGTGGCAGAGCGCATCGAGACCACGCGTCGGCTACGGGCCGAGGGCGTGCCGCCCGCGGACAAGGTCCCGGGGATGAGCGGGCCTGTGCCCGTCGGCCCGGCCGGCGGCGGGGACGCGGCTGAGGGCGGCCCCGGAGCGGTTCCCGCCGTGGTGCAGGCCGGAGCCGACGGCGGCCGGAGCGCCGAGTCGGCCTCCGCGGACACCCGGCGGGATGCGGCCGCGGCGGCCCCGGAACCGCAGACCGGCAGCACGAGGACCTTGGCCGTGGGCATCTCCGCGCTCCGCACCCGTCTCCCCGGCGCCCGGAAGCCACGCTCTCGTCAGCCGCAGGACACCCTCGCCGCCCGCCTCGACGATGCTTCCTCCGTCGACGCTCTCTTCCCCCTCCCGCCCCCCATCGCCGTCCGCCCCGCCCCCAGCCCCCTCCGCCCCCTGCGCTACGAGGTCCGGCGTGCCACCGGCATCGGTGTCGGCTTCCTCACCTGCGGTGCCGTCCTGGCGGTGTCCGCGCTCACCGCCGTAGTGCTGGCCAGGATCGGGCACACCCCGCAGGCGCGGCTGTTCGCCGCGTGGCCCCGTCAACTGCCGCTGCCGCCCGCGGCACTCGCGGCGGGACTGCTCGGTGCGCTGGCCTTCGGGGACGAGTTCCGCCACCCCGCCCTCGCGGCGGACCGCGGCACCGTGCCCCGCCGGCTGGGGCTGCTCACCGCGAAACTGCTCGTCTCCGGAGCCACCGCGGCCCTGCTGGCCTTCCTCACCCTGGGCTGCGACGCCGAAGCGCTCTACATCGTCTACGGACGGGAGCTCACGCAAGTTCCCGCGGACTGGCTTTCGCTCAGCGTGAGTTGGTTCGGCCTCGTCGTCGGGTGCGCGTGGGCCGGTGTGCTGTCGGCCGGCGTGTTCCGGTCCACCTCGGCCGGCCTGGCCGCCGTACTCGCCGTACCCGTTGCCGTCGTCCCGTGCGTGCACACGGTGATGGCGGGGCCGGCCCCGCGCATGGCCGCCGGGTTTCCCGTGCGGATGCGGGAGGTCCTCTTGCTGCAGTGGCCCTTCGGAGGCGAGCGCTACCTGCTCGGCTTCGCGCGCGTGCTCGCCCAACCGGTCGGCGGCGCCATGGCGTTGTCGCTGTCGGCACTGCTGTGCGCGTACCTGTTCACGACGCTGCGCAACCGGTTCCGGTGA
- a CDS encoding TetR/AcrR family transcriptional regulator, whose amino-acid sequence MVTSRWTAAPARAASPRRRGVVLERAILEAALEQLGEVGWKGLTMEGVAAGAQTGKAAVYRRWPCKEDLVADALVAGLPRVETAPDLGSVREDLLALCRQVRQIMFSPPGVALRSVIHECDQIHAERFQEVIVGGVVEPTVRLLGEVITRGIGRGEVRADAANGYVFDAIPAVMMYRSKMCASEWSDQDLEEMIDQLMLPLLRPYGA is encoded by the coding sequence ATGGTTACTTCGCGCTGGACGGCTGCTCCCGCTCGGGCGGCTTCCCCTCGTCGGCGCGGCGTGGTGCTGGAGCGCGCGATCCTCGAAGCCGCGCTGGAGCAACTCGGCGAGGTCGGCTGGAAGGGGCTGACCATGGAAGGAGTCGCCGCCGGCGCCCAGACCGGCAAGGCCGCGGTCTACCGCCGCTGGCCCTGCAAGGAGGACCTCGTCGCGGACGCGCTGGTGGCTGGGCTTCCCAGGGTGGAGACGGCCCCGGACCTCGGCAGCGTGCGCGAGGACCTTCTCGCCCTGTGCCGGCAGGTACGGCAGATCATGTTCTCGCCGCCGGGCGTGGCGCTGCGCTCGGTGATTCACGAGTGCGATCAGATCCACGCGGAACGCTTCCAGGAAGTGATCGTCGGAGGGGTGGTGGAGCCGACCGTCCGACTCCTGGGGGAGGTCATCACCCGTGGAATAGGGCGAGGTGAGGTGCGTGCGGACGCGGCCAACGGCTATGTCTTCGACGCCATCCCGGCCGTGATGATGTACCGCTCGAAGATGTGCGCCAGCGAATGGAGTGATCAGGACCTTGAGGAGATGATCGACCAGCTGATGCTCCCGCTGCTGCGGCCCTACGGAGCCTGA
- a CDS encoding FadR/GntR family transcriptional regulator, with the protein MSTLAHTMMTAARSTDSGLAGPGELDRYPYAEPQVADRVTAPSWEGADPELGRVGRRAAGSRGRGLHGQLVQQLGQMIVSGDLGADRPLVPEEIGQRFEVSRTVVRESLRVLEAKGLVSARPNVGTRVRPVSDWNLLDPDIIEWRAFGPQRDDQRRELSELRWTIEPLAARLAAGHGREEVQQRLSDMVEIMSHAMAQGDALTYSRADNEFHGLLIQIAGNRMLEHLSGIVSAALQVSGGPVTGCDRPNETSLAQHARIVDALGTGDGAAAETAMRQLLTVHPEVERVVPAPREH; encoded by the coding sequence GTGAGTACCCTTGCGCACACCATGATGACCGCCGCCCGCTCCACCGACTCCGGTCTGGCCGGCCCGGGCGAACTCGACCGCTACCCCTACGCAGAACCGCAGGTGGCCGACCGCGTCACAGCACCCTCCTGGGAAGGCGCGGATCCCGAGCTCGGCCGCGTCGGCCGACGCGCCGCCGGCAGCCGCGGACGCGGGCTGCACGGCCAACTCGTTCAGCAGCTCGGACAGATGATCGTCTCCGGCGACCTGGGCGCCGACCGGCCGCTGGTGCCCGAGGAGATCGGCCAGCGCTTCGAGGTCTCCCGCACCGTCGTCCGTGAGTCCCTCCGCGTTCTGGAGGCCAAGGGCCTGGTCAGCGCCCGCCCGAACGTCGGCACGCGTGTGCGTCCCGTCAGCGACTGGAACCTGCTCGACCCCGACATCATCGAGTGGCGGGCCTTCGGGCCCCAGCGCGACGACCAGCGCCGCGAGCTGAGCGAGCTGCGCTGGACCATCGAGCCGCTGGCCGCCCGCCTCGCCGCCGGGCACGGGCGCGAGGAGGTGCAGCAGCGCCTCAGCGACATGGTCGAGATCATGAGTCACGCCATGGCGCAGGGCGACGCGCTGACCTACTCGCGCGCCGACAACGAGTTCCACGGGCTGCTCATCCAGATCGCCGGCAACCGCATGCTCGAACACCTCTCCGGAATCGTCTCCGCCGCCCTCCAGGTCTCGGGAGGCCCGGTCACGGGCTGTGACCGGCCGAACGAGACGTCGCTCGCGCAGCACGCGCGGATCGTCGACGCGCTCGGCACCGGCGACGGCGCGGCGGCAGAGACGGCCATGCGGCAACTGCTCACGGTCCACCCCGAGGTGGAGCGCGTGG
- a CDS encoding NUDIX hydrolase: MPYDPSAFPPFAVTVDLVVLTVRRHALCALAVRRGEPPFQGRWALPGGFVRADEDLSQAAARELAEETGLCVHDPSAPAQANGAHLEQLATYGDPKRDPRMRVVSVAHLALAPDLPAPRAGGDASNARWAPVEELLQQGGYGRDDEPVAPLAFDHAQILADGVERARSKIEYSSLATAFCPSEFTVGELRRVYEAVWGVALDPRNFHRKVTGTPGFLVPTGGTTTRQGGRPAQLFRAGGATLLNPPMLRPEV; the protein is encoded by the coding sequence ATGCCCTACGACCCGTCAGCCTTTCCGCCATTCGCCGTGACCGTGGACCTGGTCGTGCTGACCGTACGCCGCCATGCCCTGTGCGCGCTGGCGGTCCGCCGGGGCGAGCCCCCCTTCCAAGGGCGCTGGGCGCTGCCCGGAGGCTTCGTGCGGGCCGACGAGGATCTCTCCCAGGCGGCAGCGCGTGAGCTCGCCGAGGAGACCGGGCTGTGCGTGCACGACCCCTCGGCCCCGGCCCAGGCCAACGGAGCCCATCTCGAACAGCTCGCCACCTACGGAGACCCCAAGCGGGACCCGCGCATGCGCGTGGTGAGCGTCGCCCACCTCGCCCTCGCGCCCGACCTGCCCGCTCCGCGCGCGGGAGGCGACGCCAGCAACGCGCGCTGGGCGCCGGTCGAGGAACTGCTCCAGCAGGGCGGTTACGGCCGCGACGACGAGCCCGTGGCGCCGCTCGCCTTCGACCACGCCCAGATCCTCGCCGACGGGGTGGAACGGGCCCGGTCCAAGATCGAGTACTCGTCTCTGGCCACCGCCTTCTGCCCGAGCGAGTTCACCGTCGGTGAGCTGCGCCGGGTGTACGAGGCGGTGTGGGGCGTGGCCCTCGATCCGCGCAACTTCCACCGCAAGGTCACCGGCACACCCGGGTTCCTCGTCCCCACCGGAGGTACGACCACGCGCCAGGGCGGCCGGCCGGCGCAGCTCTTCCGGGCGGGCGGCGCCACGCTGCTCAACCCCCCGATGCTCCGCCCCGAGGTCTGA
- a CDS encoding MFS transporter, with the protein MTTSQLLQDPEPGVARREGHPGIALTVIAACQLMVVLDATIVNIALPHIQDALKFSTTDLTWVVSAYTLTFGGLLLLGARAGDILGRRRVFMAGILLFTFASLLGGLAQEPWQLLAARALQGVGGAIASPTSLALITTTFPEGPERNRAFGVFAAVSAGGGAIGLLAGGMLTDWLDWRWVLFVNVPIGVLIAALAPLYINESRRHPGRFDITGALTSTAGMASLVYGFIRASENGWRDGLTLGSFGAAAVLLLAFVFTEIRAKEPITPLKMFADRNRWGTYVIMLSLAAAMFGMFFYIVLFVQDVLGYSAIRAGLAFLPVTVAIAVGAGLSQRFLPALGPRPFMMTGTALVVIGLVWQTFIRPDSSYLGGVLGPMLVFGFGMGLNFVTATVTAVSGVAQHEAGAASGLLNAMQQVGGSLGLSILTTVFGSAAKDEAKKQLPKFLAGSSPEQQAQFAKTHQLPAPWGHEVLAHGISTAFVPAAAMAAVAFLTAWLVIRVRKSDLDALAGVAGPGIG; encoded by the coding sequence GTGACGACCTCTCAGCTGTTGCAGGATCCAGAACCGGGCGTGGCCCGCCGGGAGGGGCATCCCGGCATCGCACTCACCGTCATCGCGGCCTGCCAACTCATGGTGGTACTCGACGCGACGATTGTGAACATCGCGCTCCCGCACATTCAAGACGCGCTCAAGTTCAGCACCACGGACCTGACATGGGTGGTCAGCGCCTACACGCTCACGTTCGGCGGCCTGCTCCTGCTCGGTGCGCGCGCCGGTGACATCCTCGGCCGCCGCCGGGTGTTCATGGCCGGCATCCTGTTGTTCACCTTCGCCTCCCTCCTGGGCGGTCTCGCCCAGGAGCCGTGGCAACTGCTGGCCGCGCGGGCCTTGCAGGGCGTGGGCGGCGCGATCGCCTCGCCCACATCTCTTGCACTGATCACCACGACCTTCCCCGAAGGCCCGGAACGCAACCGGGCCTTCGGGGTGTTCGCCGCCGTGTCCGCGGGCGGCGGCGCCATCGGCCTGCTCGCGGGCGGCATGCTCACGGACTGGCTCGACTGGCGTTGGGTGCTGTTCGTCAACGTGCCGATCGGCGTGCTGATCGCCGCTCTCGCTCCGCTCTACATCAACGAGTCCCGGCGGCATCCGGGTCGCTTCGACATCACCGGCGCGCTGACGTCGACGGCCGGCATGGCCTCGCTGGTCTACGGCTTCATCCGCGCTTCGGAGAACGGCTGGCGGGACGGCCTCACGCTCGGCTCCTTCGGCGCGGCCGCGGTGCTGCTGCTCGCCTTCGTCTTCACCGAGATACGGGCGAAGGAGCCGATCACCCCGCTCAAGATGTTCGCGGACCGCAACCGCTGGGGAACGTACGTGATCATGCTGAGCCTCGCCGCCGCGATGTTCGGCATGTTCTTCTACATCGTGCTGTTCGTGCAGGACGTCCTCGGCTACAGCGCGATCAGGGCCGGCCTGGCCTTCCTCCCCGTGACGGTCGCGATCGCGGTCGGCGCGGGTCTGTCCCAGCGGTTCCTTCCCGCCCTCGGCCCGAGGCCGTTCATGATGACCGGCACGGCGCTCGTGGTGATCGGGCTGGTCTGGCAGACCTTCATCCGGCCGGACAGCTCCTATCTCGGCGGAGTGCTCGGGCCGATGCTGGTGTTCGGCTTCGGCATGGGCCTGAACTTCGTGACGGCCACGGTCACGGCGGTGTCCGGAGTCGCCCAGCACGAGGCCGGTGCCGCCTCCGGGCTCCTCAACGCCATGCAGCAGGTGGGCGGTTCGCTCGGACTGTCCATCCTGACGACCGTCTTCGGCTCGGCCGCCAAGGACGAGGCGAAGAAGCAGCTGCCGAAGTTCCTGGCCGGCAGTTCGCCCGAGCAGCAGGCCCAGTTCGCCAAGACGCATCAGCTTCCCGCGCCCTGGGGACACGAGGTGCTGGCCCACGGCATCTCCACGGCCTTCGTGCCGGCCGCCGCCATGGCCGCCGTCGCGTTCCTCACCGCCTGGCTGGTGATCAGGGTGCGCAAGAGCGATCTCGACGCACTCGCCGGCGTGGCGGGCCCGGGCATCGGCTGA
- a CDS encoding DUF4192 domain-containing protein, whose protein sequence is MTNHSETTGPFENNDISGQEPFTGASAHDTQVTLRTPAELADALPYLLGYRPEDSMVLVALHDREGKGRFGGRARLGIPKNEEDWKAAARQLAQGLVTGSERRGARPEQMVAYVCQEPSPGESGRDVKRRLEPLVHLLRTQCGELDVPVIEALCISDGRYWSYCCPIVGCCPEDGSPMGLPGTSVLAAAATYAGIQVRGTLRELRARLQPWDTSAALEQEVALDAAGMSLVPRILDEASRAEVAEETLRLAERIMRRFADAAPVSGTHPADLRDDRLLAHDEAAALILGLQDRTTRDRAAAWMEGDEAGPALRLWRALARRCVGPYGEHAAAPLTLAGWVAWSTGDELEAREALAMALGADPDYLFARLLHQACNEGLDPEAIRRCLRADRGARTPGQTGAQPSQRKETAQAGLPPAEGAEAGAPVDPQGTETGVRVDPRGPETGVRGDGQGAEAGRGSGTRRRRRTRSTEAGAAPRAARSTGGRRRPAGSHPGPSAAEPARPGSRGLGGTRTRAAEPDGTTAGAALSRTDRCEPESEG, encoded by the coding sequence ATGACGAATCACAGCGAAACCACCGGACCGTTCGAGAACAACGACATCTCGGGCCAGGAGCCGTTCACCGGCGCGTCCGCGCACGACACACAGGTCACGCTGCGCACCCCGGCCGAGCTGGCCGACGCCCTGCCCTACCTCCTCGGCTACCGTCCGGAGGACAGCATGGTGCTGGTGGCCCTGCACGACCGCGAAGGCAAGGGCAGGTTCGGCGGCCGGGCCCGGCTCGGCATCCCCAAGAACGAGGAGGACTGGAAGGCGGCCGCACGCCAGCTGGCCCAGGGACTGGTGACCGGCAGCGAACGACGGGGCGCCCGGCCCGAACAGATGGTGGCCTACGTCTGCCAGGAACCGTCCCCGGGCGAGTCGGGCCGCGACGTCAAACGACGCCTCGAGCCACTGGTCCACCTGCTGCGCACCCAGTGCGGCGAGCTCGACGTACCGGTCATCGAGGCACTGTGTATCTCCGACGGCCGCTATTGGTCGTACTGCTGCCCGATCGTGGGCTGCTGCCCCGAGGACGGCTCGCCGATGGGCCTTCCCGGCACCTCCGTACTGGCAGCGGCGGCCACCTACGCGGGCATTCAAGTGCGCGGCACCCTCAGGGAGTTGCGCGCCAGGCTGCAGCCCTGGGACACGTCCGCGGCACTGGAGCAGGAGGTCGCTCTGGACGCGGCCGGCATGAGCCTGGTGCCCCGCATCCTCGACGAGGCGTCCCGCGCGGAGGTGGCGGAGGAGACGCTGCGCCTCGCCGAGCGGATCATGCGCCGCTTCGCCGACGCGGCGCCCGTGTCCGGCACACATCCGGCGGACCTGCGCGACGACCGTCTGCTCGCCCATGACGAGGCGGCGGCTCTGATCCTCGGGCTCCAGGACCGTACGACACGCGACCGGGCGGCCGCATGGATGGAGGGCGACGAGGCGGGTCCGGCCCTGCGGCTCTGGCGCGCCCTGGCCCGCCGCTGCGTCGGGCCGTACGGCGAGCACGCCGCGGCTCCGCTGACCCTGGCCGGCTGGGTCGCCTGGTCGACCGGTGACGAACTGGAGGCGCGCGAGGCGCTGGCCATGGCGCTGGGCGCGGATCCCGACTATCTCTTCGCCCGCCTGCTGCACCAGGCCTGCAACGAAGGCCTCGATCCGGAAGCGATCCGCCGCTGCCTGCGCGCGGACCGCGGGGCGCGCACGCCGGGGCAGACCGGCGCGCAGCCGAGCCAGCGGAAGGAGACGGCTCAGGCCGGTCTCCCGCCCGCCGAGGGCGCCGAAGCCGGTGCCCCAGTTGACCCGCAGGGCACCGAAACCGGTGTCCGAGTGGATCCCCGAGGCCCCGAAACCGGTGTCCGAGGGGACGGCCAGGGCGCCGAAGCAGGACGAGGGAGCGGCACGCGCCGACGGCGCCGGACGCGATCGACCGAGGCCGGCGCCGCCCCTCGCGCCGCCCGGTCCACCGGAGGACGGCGGAGGCCGGCTGGCTCCCACCCCGGCCCGTCGGCGGCCGAGCCCGCACGCCCCGGCAGCCGTGGCCTCGGCGGCACGCGCACCCGTGCGGCAGAGCCCGACGGCACCACGGCGGGCGCAGCCCTGTCGAGGACCGACCGCTGCGAGCCCGAGAGCGAGGGTTGA
- a CDS encoding ADP-ribosylglycohydrolase family protein: MTADSSTSGRLERALASLRGLAVGDALGSQFFVPANYPLLKRRELPAGPWQWTDDTEMACSVVAVLAAHGRIDQDSLARSFAEHHDFDRGYGPAVNRLLRLVREGQDWRELAAGLFNGQGSWGNGAAMRIAPLGAWYADDPEQATHQAEISAYTTHQHREAVVGAMAVAAAAALAGSPDGPPSPEALLDGVVALVPKSAVGQGLRRARDMLDYGDAGTVAAVLGCGRRTTAHDTVPFALWSAARSLGDYETAFWTTAGVGGDMDTTCAIVGGVLASGKAGAPPAEWVERAEALPDWVPSGL, from the coding sequence ATGACCGCTGACTCCTCGACCTCGGGGCGCCTGGAGCGCGCCCTGGCCAGCCTGCGCGGACTGGCCGTGGGGGACGCCCTGGGCTCCCAGTTCTTCGTTCCGGCGAACTACCCCCTGCTGAAGCGGCGCGAGCTGCCCGCGGGACCCTGGCAGTGGACGGACGACACCGAGATGGCCTGCTCCGTGGTCGCCGTCCTCGCCGCCCACGGCCGCATCGACCAGGACTCCCTGGCCCGTTCCTTCGCCGAGCACCACGACTTCGACCGGGGATACGGCCCTGCCGTCAACCGTCTGCTGCGCCTGGTCCGAGAGGGCCAGGACTGGCGGGAACTGGCCGCCGGGCTGTTCAACGGACAGGGGTCCTGGGGCAACGGAGCGGCGATGCGGATCGCGCCGCTGGGCGCGTGGTACGCGGACGATCCCGAGCAGGCGACCCATCAGGCGGAGATCTCGGCCTACACCACCCACCAGCACCGTGAGGCCGTCGTCGGCGCCATGGCCGTGGCCGCCGCGGCGGCGCTGGCCGGCTCACCGGACGGCCCGCCCAGCCCCGAGGCACTCCTCGACGGTGTCGTCGCCCTGGTCCCGAAGAGCGCGGTCGGCCAGGGGCTCCGGCGCGCCCGGGACATGCTCGACTACGGCGACGCGGGCACCGTCGCCGCGGTGCTCGGGTGCGGACGGCGTACGACGGCCCACGACACCGTGCCCTTCGCCCTCTGGTCCGCCGCCCGGAGCCTCGGTGACTACGAGACGGCGTTCTGGACGACGGCCGGAGTGGGCGGCGACATGGACACGACCTGCGCGATCGTGGGCGGTGTGCTCGCCTCCGGCAAGGCGGGGGCTCCGCCTGCGGAATGGGTCGAGCGCGCCGAGGCACTGCCGGACTGGGTGCCCTCGGGGCTCTGA
- a CDS encoding histidine phosphatase family protein, translated as MARPRRIVLVRHGESTGNVDDSVYEREPDHALALTERGWRQAEETGKKLRELFGRERVSVYVSPYRRTHETLRAFHLDPDLIRVREEPRLREQDWGNWQDRDDVRLQKAYRDAYGHFFFRFPQGESGADVYDRVGGFLESLYRSFEAPDHPPNVLLVTHGLAMRLFCMRWFHWTVAEFESLSNPGNAEMRMLVLGEDGKYTLDRPFERWREPVPYWVNG; from the coding sequence ATGGCACGACCACGGCGCATCGTCCTTGTCCGGCACGGCGAGTCCACGGGCAACGTCGACGACTCCGTGTACGAGCGCGAGCCCGACCACGCTCTCGCGCTGACCGAGCGCGGCTGGCGGCAGGCAGAGGAGACCGGCAAGAAGCTCCGGGAGCTCTTCGGCCGGGAACGCGTGAGCGTGTACGTCTCCCCGTACCGCCGCACCCACGAGACACTCCGCGCCTTCCACCTCGACCCGGACCTCATACGCGTCCGGGAGGAGCCGAGGCTGCGCGAGCAGGACTGGGGCAACTGGCAGGACCGCGACGACGTACGCCTGCAGAAGGCCTACCGCGACGCGTACGGCCACTTCTTCTTCCGGTTCCCGCAGGGCGAGTCGGGTGCCGACGTGTACGACCGGGTCGGCGGCTTCCTGGAGAGCCTGTACCGCAGCTTCGAGGCACCGGACCATCCGCCGAACGTCCTGCTGGTCACCCACGGGCTCGCGATGCGCCTGTTCTGCATGCGCTGGTTCCACTGGACGGTCGCCGAATTCGAGTCGCTGTCGAATCCGGGGAACGCCGAGATGCGGATGCTCGTTCTCGGGGAGGACGGCAAGTACACGCTCGACCGGCCCTTCGAGCGCTGGCGCGAACCGGTGCCGTACTGGGTGAACGGATAG
- a CDS encoding ribonuclease HII, giving the protein MPYEPPTHTVERSLRATTGAKVIAGVDEVGRGAWAGPVTVCAAVTGLRRPPEGLTDSKLLTIKRRTELAETLRSWVTAYALGHASPEEIDDLGMTAALRLAAVRALDALPVRPDAVILDGKHDYLGAPWRVRTVIKGDQSCVAVAAASVIAKVQRDKMMAELGADHAHFGFADNAGYPSPVHKAALEEWGPTPHHRLSWAYLDALPQWRHLKKVRSWVDGSVPEIEGQLGFDF; this is encoded by the coding sequence ATGCCGTACGAACCGCCTACCCACACCGTCGAGCGCTCCCTGCGCGCCACGACCGGAGCGAAGGTCATTGCCGGTGTCGACGAGGTGGGGCGCGGCGCATGGGCCGGACCTGTCACCGTCTGCGCGGCGGTCACCGGACTCCGCCGCCCGCCCGAGGGGCTGACCGACTCCAAGCTGCTGACGATCAAGCGGCGCACCGAGCTGGCGGAGACCCTTCGCTCATGGGTGACCGCCTACGCGCTGGGGCATGCTTCCCCCGAGGAGATCGACGACCTGGGGATGACCGCCGCGCTGCGGCTCGCCGCGGTCCGGGCTCTGGACGCCCTGCCGGTCCGCCCCGACGCAGTGATCCTCGACGGGAAGCACGACTACCTCGGCGCTCCCTGGAGGGTGCGCACGGTGATCAAGGGCGATCAGTCGTGTGTGGCCGTCGCGGCGGCGTCGGTGATAGCCAAGGTTCAGCGCGACAAAATGATGGCCGAACTGGGTGCCGACCATGCACACTTCGGATTTGCGGACAACGCCGGGTATCCGTCGCCCGTGCACAAGGCCGCGCTGGAGGAGTGGGGGCCCACCCCGCACCACCGCTTGTCGTGGGCGTATCTTGATGCGTTGCCTCAGTGGCGGCACCTCAAGAAGGTCCGCAGCTGGGTGGACGGAAGCGTTCCCGAGATCGAGGGCCAGCTCGGCTTCGATTTCTGA